One genomic segment of Agromyces intestinalis includes these proteins:
- the moaA gene encoding GTP 3',8-cyclase MoaA produces the protein MAARRSIRLGGAVTGLVDRYGRVHRDLRISLTDRCSLRCTYCMPEDGVPWLAKDNILTTDELERLARVAAGLGVTEVRLTGGEPLLRRDVVDVVRRMAAIEGEDGPLEVSLTTNGLRLPELAVPLREAGLARMNISIDTLRPERFLRLTRRDRLDDVLAGIRAAIDAGFAPVKLNAVAMRGENDDELADLLAYAVSIGAELRFIEQMPLDAGHVWSRVQMVEADEILAALGERFELTPVGERGAAPAERWLVDGGPATVGVIASVTRPFCGACDRVRITADGQFRNCLFARTEDDLLSPLRSGAGDEVLAAIMRRSIGGKLAGHGIDDPGFLQPDRPMSAIGG, from the coding sequence GTGGCAGCACGACGGAGCATCCGCCTGGGTGGGGCTGTGACGGGCCTCGTCGACCGTTACGGGCGCGTGCACCGCGACCTGCGGATCTCGCTGACCGACCGCTGCTCGCTGCGCTGCACGTACTGCATGCCCGAAGACGGCGTGCCGTGGCTCGCGAAGGACAACATCCTGACGACCGACGAGCTCGAGCGGCTCGCGCGGGTCGCCGCCGGGCTCGGCGTGACCGAGGTGCGACTCACGGGTGGCGAGCCGCTGCTGCGCCGCGACGTCGTGGACGTGGTGCGGCGGATGGCCGCGATCGAGGGCGAGGACGGCCCGCTCGAGGTGTCGCTCACCACGAACGGGCTGCGGCTGCCCGAGCTCGCCGTGCCGCTGCGCGAGGCCGGGCTCGCGCGCATGAACATCTCGATCGACACGCTGCGACCCGAGCGATTCCTGCGCCTCACACGCCGCGACCGGCTCGACGACGTCCTCGCCGGCATCCGCGCGGCGATCGACGCGGGCTTCGCACCCGTGAAGCTGAACGCCGTGGCCATGCGCGGCGAGAACGACGACGAGCTCGCCGACCTGCTCGCCTACGCCGTGTCGATCGGCGCCGAACTGCGGTTCATCGAGCAGATGCCGCTCGATGCCGGGCACGTCTGGTCGCGCGTGCAGATGGTCGAGGCCGATGAGATCCTCGCCGCGCTCGGCGAACGGTTCGAACTGACTCCGGTCGGCGAGCGCGGTGCGGCACCGGCCGAGCGCTGGCTCGTCGACGGCGGCCCCGCGACGGTCGGTGTGATCGCGTCGGTGACGCGCCCGTTCTGCGGCGCGTGCGACCGGGTGCGCATCACGGCCGACGGGCAGTTCCGCAACTGCCTGTTCGCACGCACCGAAGACGACCTGCTGTCACCGCTGCGCTCGGGCGCGGGCGACGAGGTGCTCGCGGCCATCATGCGCCGTTCGATCGGCGGCAAGCTCGCCGGGCACGGCATCGACGACCCGGGGTTCCTGCAGCCCGACCGCCCCATGAGCGCGATCGGCGGGTAG
- a CDS encoding MogA/MoaB family molybdenum cofactor biosynthesis protein — protein sequence MESVTGTSGVPAAVVTVSDRAAAGVREDASGPLAVRMLREAGCLVGEPAVVPDGADSVQGAISSALAAGARLVVTTGGTGIGPRDRTPEGTRPLLERELPGIGEQLRRAPAPGALLSRGLAGVALGAAGPALVVNLPGSTGGVRDGVTLIAGVLSHAIAQLDGGDHA from the coding sequence ATGGAGTCGGTCACGGGCACGTCGGGAGTTCCGGCAGCGGTCGTCACGGTCAGCGACCGGGCGGCGGCGGGGGTGCGCGAAGACGCGTCGGGTCCGCTGGCGGTACGGATGCTTCGCGAAGCCGGATGTCTCGTCGGCGAGCCGGCCGTCGTTCCCGACGGCGCCGACTCGGTGCAGGGCGCGATCTCATCGGCGCTCGCCGCCGGGGCGCGTCTGGTCGTGACGACGGGCGGCACGGGCATCGGCCCGCGCGACCGCACCCCCGAGGGCACCCGCCCGCTGCTCGAACGCGAACTGCCCGGCATCGGCGAGCAGCTTCGACGCGCGCCCGCCCCTGGGGCGCTGCTGTCGCGCGGACTCGCGGGCGTGGCACTCGGTGCCGCAGGCCCGGCGCTCGTGGTGAACCTGCCCGGCTCGACCGGCGGCGTGCGCGACGGGGTCACCCTGATCGCGGGAGTGCTCTCGCACGCGATCGCGCAGCTCGACGGGGGAGACCACGCATGA
- a CDS encoding MoaD/ThiS family protein → MARVRLFAAAADAAGTEELSLEASDLGSLLAALRARGDDRLAHVLDRSSFLVDGSRTSEPATPLAADALVDVMPPFAGG, encoded by the coding sequence ATGGCGCGGGTGCGTCTGTTCGCCGCCGCGGCCGACGCGGCCGGCACCGAGGAGCTCTCGCTCGAGGCATCCGATCTCGGCTCGCTGCTCGCTGCGCTCCGCGCCCGGGGCGACGACCGGCTCGCGCACGTGCTCGACCGCTCGAGCTTCCTCGTCGACGGGTCGCGCACCAGCGAGCCCGCGACGCCGCTCGCAGCCGACGCGCTCGTCGACGTGATGCCGCCGTTCGCAGGCGGCTGA
- the mobA gene encoding molybdenum cofactor guanylyltransferase: MTHAPGPSLAALVLAGGRARRLDGADKPGLRVGSARLVDHAVAAARALGADPIVVVGPPGIVDPDATVRVVREDPPFGGPVAAIAAGLRELEASEPDLTVLLAADLPRAQAAAALLRPWIDAADRTPDPKEAGAVLVDAGGRDQWLAGVYRTAGLRERLATLSEAGASPHGAALGALVGALALARIPDEGESADIDTWDDLDSWRARLGTLEASADPAGHDPARPEEDA; the protein is encoded by the coding sequence ATGACCCACGCGCCCGGCCCCTCGCTCGCCGCGCTCGTCCTCGCGGGCGGGCGGGCGCGCCGCCTCGACGGCGCCGACAAGCCCGGGCTGCGGGTAGGCAGCGCCCGGCTCGTCGACCACGCGGTCGCGGCGGCCCGCGCGCTCGGCGCGGATCCGATCGTGGTCGTCGGCCCGCCCGGCATCGTCGACCCGGATGCCACGGTGCGCGTCGTCCGCGAGGATCCGCCGTTCGGCGGCCCCGTCGCGGCGATCGCGGCGGGGTTGCGCGAGCTCGAGGCATCCGAACCCGACCTGACCGTGCTGCTGGCCGCCGACCTGCCGCGCGCGCAGGCGGCCGCCGCCCTGCTGCGCCCGTGGATCGACGCAGCCGACCGCACCCCCGACCCGAAGGAGGCGGGCGCCGTGCTCGTCGACGCCGGCGGTCGCGACCAGTGGCTGGCGGGCGTCTACCGCACGGCCGGCCTGCGCGAGCGGCTCGCCACGCTCAGCGAGGCAGGTGCTTCGCCGCACGGTGCCGCGCTCGGCGCGCTGGTCGGCGCGCTCGCGCTCGCCCGCATCCCCGACGAGGGCGAGTCGGCCGATATCGACACCTGGGACGATCTCGACTCGTGGCGGGCCCGGCTCGGTACCCTCGAAGCATCCGCCGACCCCGCCGGCCACGACCCCGCCCGCCCCGAGGAGGACGCATGA
- a CDS encoding DUF6457 domain-containing protein translates to MTTDAPTPAELDEWVARLAPELGLDAADVPTGRVLDLARDVAHGVARPGAPVSAFVVGLAVGRGLDLDEALARVDALLAERRD, encoded by the coding sequence ATGACCACGGATGCCCCCACCCCCGCCGAGCTCGACGAATGGGTCGCTCGACTCGCACCCGAACTCGGGCTCGACGCCGCCGACGTGCCGACCGGCCGCGTGCTCGACCTCGCCCGCGACGTCGCGCACGGGGTCGCCCGGCCCGGCGCACCCGTGTCGGCGTTCGTCGTCGGGCTGGCCGTCGGCCGCGGGCTCGACCTCGACGAGGCGCTCGCCCGCGTCGACGCGCTGCTCGCCGAACGGCGGGACTGA
- a CDS encoding molybdenum cofactor biosynthesis protein MoaE: MIRIARVTADVLDVGAHLAAVRSSRTGAVALFIGQVRDHDPEVDGRVVGLDYTAHPDAETMLRGILVRLAEAADGDTLEIAVSHRIGNLDVGDDALVVAVASAHRAEAFAACREIVERIKTDLPVWKRQWQHDGASAWVGL, encoded by the coding sequence ATGATCCGCATCGCCAGGGTCACTGCCGACGTGCTCGACGTCGGCGCGCACCTCGCCGCCGTGCGCAGTTCGCGCACCGGTGCCGTCGCGCTCTTCATCGGCCAGGTGCGCGACCATGACCCCGAGGTCGACGGCCGCGTCGTCGGGCTCGACTACACGGCCCATCCCGACGCCGAGACGATGCTCCGCGGCATCCTGGTCCGGCTCGCCGAAGCCGCAGACGGCGACACTCTCGAGATCGCGGTGAGCCATCGCATCGGCAATCTCGACGTCGGCGACGACGCGCTCGTGGTCGCCGTCGCCTCCGCCCACCGGGCCGAAGCGTTCGCCGCGTGCCGCGAGATCGTCGAGCGCATCAAGACCGACCTGCCGGTGTGGAAGCGCCAGTGGCAGCACGACGGAGCATCCGCCTGGGTGGGGCTGTGA